In the genome of Chryseobacterium oryzae, one region contains:
- a CDS encoding HipA family kinase, whose amino-acid sequence MRNMRTVTVVRYILPLREGGSLPALADADDDFKYVLKFRGAGHGVKMLISELLGGKIAEALQLPIPEIVFVNLDADFGRTEADEEIQDLLKFSEGLNLGLHYLSGAIAYDPSVKIDPLLASKIVWLDAFITNIDRTFKNTNLLMWHKELWVIDNGASFYFHHSWQNFDTAAKTPFKYIKDHVLLPQASMLNEADLFAHNILNDQVFRDIVNMIPLEWLQWNDAEESPDEIREIYFNFMKTRLLNSPIFLNEAKNARL is encoded by the coding sequence ATGAGAAATATGCGTACTGTTACGGTTGTTCGATATATCTTACCTCTAAGGGAAGGAGGTTCGCTTCCAGCATTGGCCGATGCAGATGATGATTTTAAGTACGTATTGAAATTTCGCGGCGCTGGACATGGTGTTAAAATGCTTATTTCTGAACTTTTGGGAGGTAAAATAGCTGAAGCACTTCAACTTCCCATTCCTGAAATTGTTTTTGTGAATTTGGATGCTGATTTTGGAAGAACAGAGGCAGATGAAGAGATACAGGATTTATTGAAATTTTCTGAAGGGCTCAATTTAGGACTTCATTATTTGTCTGGTGCAATTGCGTATGATCCGAGTGTAAAAATTGATCCTTTATTAGCATCTAAAATCGTATGGCTCGATGCTTTTATTACTAATATAGATCGAACTTTTAAGAATACAAATCTTCTAATGTGGCACAAAGAGCTTTGGGTTATTGATAATGGAGCTTCATTTTATTTTCATCATTCCTGGCAGAATTTTGATACTGCTGCTAAAACTCCTTTCAAATATATAAAAGACCACGTACTTCTTCCACAGGCATCAATGCTGAATGAAGCTGATTTGTTTGCTCATAATATATTAAATGATCAGGTTTTTAGAGATATCGTAAATATGATTCCTTTAGAATGGCTGCAATGGAATGACGCTGAAGAAAGTCCTGATGAAATTCGTGAAATCTATTTTAATTTCATGAAAACAAGATTACTAAACTCACCAATTTTTTTAAACGAAGCGAAAAATGCAAGACTATAA
- a CDS encoding DUF3037 domain-containing protein → MQDYKIYEYAVIRLVPKVEREEFFNVGLILFSKKEKFIRFKFHLCENKFKFMHSKLDYRDVIENLVSFEKISKGDKEGGPIALLDIPERFRWLTAVRSSVIQTSRPHPGKSKDLEQTFSKLFQELVL, encoded by the coding sequence ATGCAAGACTATAAAATTTACGAGTATGCTGTAATACGTTTAGTTCCTAAGGTTGAGAGAGAAGAATTTTTCAATGTAGGACTTATTTTATTTTCAAAAAAAGAAAAATTTATCAGATTTAAATTTCATTTATGTGAAAATAAATTCAAGTTCATGCATAGTAAATTGGATTACAGAGATGTAATAGAAAATCTTGTTAGTTTTGAGAAAATTTCCAAGGGTGACAAAGAAGGCGGACCCATCGCATTATTAGACATTCCCGAACGCTTTAGATGGTTAACAGCTGTACGCAGTTCTGTTATTCAAACTTCTAGACCGCATCCGGGAAAATCTAAAGATCTCGAACAAACTTTTTCAAAAC